The Megalobrama amblycephala isolate DHTTF-2021 linkage group LG20, ASM1881202v1, whole genome shotgun sequence genome includes a window with the following:
- the si:ch211-207i20.2 gene encoding zinc finger protein OZF isoform X3 — protein MEVLGNEALGKIIKLVDETKFLLDLECKTFSGKRAKRPGSILNILSVGGLEEEHSYDGSARSLETRTRNESDETTEDRPESPLTLAVTIKNEFGKVDLKSITSGHLNTSSEDGVASVLLEDSSEDPQDAVTLFGKRSFICSECGKSFSSQSNLKSHQRIHTGEKPFGCVLCGKAFAHKQSLSDHHRVHSGEKPFVCKVCGKCFGKAAHLKTHEIIHTGEKPFGCNVCGKRFNIAQNLARHQLTHTGEKEFRCSICQKSFTRAITLKTHQLIHTGQKPYSCVSCGKAFRHAVNLKNHERIHTDQRPFSCDLCGKTFRQAVNLKIHKRIHTGEKPFSCKECGKSFSQQSSLISHGRTHSGEKPFGCNYCDKWFNNTNSLKLHQRVHTGEKPYNCEYCGKCFSQGSHLRTHKRHVHGGGKQYICDKCGKRYADPRNLKLHKCVYA, from the exons ATGGAAGTATTGGGCAACGAGGCTCTTGGGAAAATAATCAAACTCGTTGATGAAACCAAATTTCTGTTGGACCTGGAGTGCAAAACATTTTCAGGCAAGAGGGCAAAGCGTCCCGGCAGCATCTTGAACATTCTGTCTGTTGGAGGACTTG AAGAGGAACATTCTTATGATGGTAGTGCTAGAAGCCTGGAGACAAGAACAAGAAATGAG TCTGATGAGACCACAGAAGACCGTCCAGAATCCCCACTGACGTTGGCTGTGACGATCAAAAATGAATTTGGAAAAGTTGACTTGAAATCCATCACTAGTG GTCACCTAAACACTTCTTCAGAAGACGGAGTAGCATCTGTTTTGCTAGAAGACAGCAGTGAAGATCCTCAAGACGCTGTTACACTCTTCGGAAAGAGATCATTTATTTGTTCAGAGTGCGGCAAGAGTTTTTCTTCTCAAAGCAACCTCAAATCACATCAGCgcattcacactggagaaaagccctTCGGCTGTGTTCTTTGCGGCAAGGCTTTCGCCCACAAACAGAGTCTGTCTGACCACCATCGAGTCCACTCAGGAGAAAAGCCATTTGTTTGTAAAGTCTGCGGCAAATGCTTCGGGAAAGCCGCGCATCTCAAAACCCACGAAATAATCCACACTGGCGAAAAACCATTCGGCTGCAACGTTTGCGGAAAAAGATTCAACATTGCTCAAAATCTTGCCAGGCACCAACTTACCCATACGGGTGAAAAGGAGTTTCGATGTTCAATATGTCAGAAAAGTTTCACACGGGCCATAACGTTAAAAACCCATCAACTCATCCACACAGGTCAGAAACCGTACTCTTGCGTGTCTTGCGGGAAAGCGTTCCGGCACGCCGTCAACCTTAAAAACCACGAGCGCATCCACACGGACCAGCGGCCGTTTAGTTGTGACCTGTGTGGCAAGACCTTCCGCCAGGCTGTAAATCTCAAAATCCACAAACGGATCCACACGGGCGAAAAACCTTTCAGCTGCAAggagtgtgggaagagctttagTCAGCAGAGTAGCCTCATTTCACACGGCCGCACTCACTCTGGAGAAAAACCCTTTGGCTGCAATTACTGCGATAAGTGGTTTAACAATACGAACAGTCTGAAGCTGCACCAGAGGGTCCATACCGGTGAGAAGCCGTACAATTGTGAGTATTGTGGCAAGTGTTTCAGTCAAGGTAGTCACCTACGTACTCACAAACGCCACGTTCACGGAGGGGGGAAGCAGTACATCTGCGATAAATGCGGAAAGAGATACGCAGATCCGCGTAATCTTAAATTGCACAAATGCGTTTATGCTTAA